One window of Amaranthus tricolor cultivar Red isolate AtriRed21 chromosome 13, ASM2621246v1, whole genome shotgun sequence genomic DNA carries:
- the LOC130798917 gene encoding uncharacterized protein LOC130798917: MLNSSPTLTFQAIRGLRQGDSLSPLLFVIGMEYLSRLFRSVEGQYGFHSRCKKTKLSHLCFADDLMLFYKGNVPSVRVLHQCIQAFSNTSRLQANASKVAIYIAGVTSTNRAAIGALTHFPFGSLPFRYLGIPLSSKRLSIAECEQLADRINSRIRG, translated from the coding sequence ATGCTGAACAGCAGTCCTACCCTAACTTTTCAAGCTATAAGAGGCTTACGCCAAGGAGATTCTTTGTCTCCATTGCTCTTTGTAATCGGAATGGAATACTTGTCTCGTCTCTTTAGAAGTGTTGAAGGTCAATATGGATTCCACTCGagatgcaaaaaaaccaagctATCTCACCTTTGTTTTGCTGATGATCTAATGCTATTTTATAAGGGAAATGTGCCCTCCGTACGGGTTCTCCACCAATGCATTCAAGCCTTTTCTAATACCTCAAGGCTCCAGGCCAATGCTTCAAAAGTTGCAATCTACATAGCAGGGGTCACTTCTACCAACCGAGCCGCTATTGGAGCTCTCACTCACTTCCCATTTGGCTCCCTTCCGTTCAGGTATCTGGGCATTCCTCTCTCCTCTAAGAGATTATCTATTGCTGAATGTGAACAACTCGCAGACAGGATAAATAGTAGAATTAGAGGCTAG